The Pseudomonadota bacterium genome includes a window with the following:
- a CDS encoding DUF885 domain-containing protein has translation MIGRLFKWLGLPLLALLVLVGAFAAHEWNAQKPFFVNNFYNRAFIQFILRSPEQLTAMGVLESIGLHGHNAHWDDSSLAGEEQEFEHLDGIMRSMARYADEELEPDELISKRVVMELLGDPEEQRRYRFHDYPVNQISGLQISIPNFLDTFHRVQKARDAEHYIARLAGIETKMEQAMEGLLVREEMGIIPPTFVIERSLEIMREFTEQAAEENTLYVSFAKKLEQAEAIDEVAAQAFLAEAEINIEQHVYPAYVGYIEYFTGLLARSTDDAGVWKLPDGEAFYNYTLRQNTTTTLTANEIHATGLAQVERVQGEILQILAEQGIDTSDGFTAAMAILAEDPRFYYEDSDAGRELILEDYAAIIRQIGDGLDSAFYGSPQAPVEVRRVPEFSEKSAPGAYYNGPSMDGSRPGIFYANLYDIKATPKYGMRTLAYHEAVPGHHYQIATAAELDGVPEFRKQVNFTAYAEGWALYAERLAWELGFQDDPFDNIGRLQAELFRAVRLVVDTGIHAKRWTREEAIDYMQRNTGIAESDVVSEIERYIVWPGQATSYMVGMMEFLRLREEAQAALGERFDLRDFHEVLLKNGAVPLHLLRELVNAYIADPPVSAPEPTPAV, from the coding sequence ATGATCGGCAGACTATTCAAGTGGCTCGGCCTCCCCCTACTCGCCCTCCTGGTGCTCGTCGGCGCCTTCGCGGCGCACGAGTGGAATGCCCAGAAGCCCTTTTTCGTCAATAACTTCTACAACCGCGCCTTCATCCAGTTCATCCTCCGCAGTCCCGAGCAGCTCACCGCCATGGGCGTTCTGGAGTCTATCGGACTGCACGGCCACAACGCGCACTGGGACGACAGCTCCCTCGCGGGCGAGGAACAGGAGTTCGAGCACCTCGACGGCATCATGCGCAGCATGGCGCGCTACGCCGATGAGGAGCTCGAGCCCGACGAGCTGATCTCGAAGCGCGTGGTCATGGAGCTGCTCGGTGACCCCGAGGAGCAGCGCCGCTATCGCTTCCACGACTACCCCGTCAACCAGATCTCCGGCCTGCAGATCAGCATTCCCAACTTCCTGGACACATTTCATCGCGTACAGAAAGCCCGCGATGCTGAGCACTACATCGCGCGCCTAGCGGGCATTGAGACGAAGATGGAACAGGCCATGGAAGGGCTGCTCGTGCGCGAGGAGATGGGCATCATTCCGCCCACCTTCGTGATCGAGCGCTCCCTAGAGATCATGCGTGAGTTCACCGAGCAGGCGGCTGAGGAGAACACCCTCTACGTCTCCTTCGCAAAGAAGCTCGAGCAAGCAGAGGCGATCGACGAGGTGGCGGCGCAGGCCTTTCTGGCCGAGGCGGAGATCAACATCGAGCAGCACGTGTACCCGGCCTACGTGGGCTACATCGAGTACTTCACGGGCTTGCTGGCGAGATCCACCGACGATGCCGGTGTCTGGAAGCTCCCCGACGGCGAAGCCTTCTACAACTACACGCTGCGCCAAAACACCACCACCACGCTGACGGCGAATGAAATCCACGCCACCGGCTTGGCTCAGGTGGAACGCGTACAGGGGGAGATACTGCAGATCTTGGCCGAACAAGGCATCGACACGAGCGACGGTTTCACCGCCGCCATGGCCATCCTCGCCGAAGACCCACGCTTCTACTACGAGGACAGCGATGCGGGGCGAGAACTGATCCTAGAGGACTACGCCGCGATCATCCGCCAGATCGGGGATGGCCTGGACAGTGCCTTCTACGGCAGCCCCCAGGCACCGGTCGAGGTGCGGCGGGTGCCGGAGTTCTCGGAGAAGAGTGCCCCTGGGGCCTACTACAACGGGCCGTCGATGGACGGTTCGCGGCCCGGGATCTTCTACGCCAACCTCTACGACATCAAGGCGACACCCAAGTACGGCATGCGCACCCTCGCCTACCACGAGGCGGTGCCAGGCCACCACTACCAGATCGCTACAGCAGCCGAGCTCGACGGCGTCCCGGAGTTCCGCAAACAGGTGAACTTCACCGCCTATGCGGAAGGTTGGGCGCTCTACGCCGAGCGCCTCGCCTGGGAGCTCGGCTTCCAGGACGATCCCTTCGACAACATCGGCCGCCTGCAGGCGGAGCTGTTCCGTGCCGTTCGCCTGGTCGTCGATACGGGCATCCATGCCAAGCGCTGGACTCGCGAGGAGGCCATCGACTACATGCAGCGCAATACGGGCATCGCCGAGAGCGACGTGGTATCGGAGATCGAGCGCTACATCGTGTGGCCGGGTCAGGCCACCTCTTACATGGTCGGCATGATGGAGTTCCTTCGCTTGCGCGAGGAGGCTCAGGCGGCCCTCGGCGAGCGCTTCGATCTGCGCGACTTCCATGAGGTCTTGTTGAAAAACGGCGCCGTACCCCTACATCTGCTGCGCGAGCTTGTGAACGCCTACATCGCCGATCCCCCGGTCTCTGCGCCGGAGCCCACGCCCGCCGTCTGA